TGTCCAAGCAAACCACGATTGCAACTTTAAACAcgttaataatatttatctattCCTAAGGCACAAAATAATGCAGAAGCAAGCAAAATAAAAAGCTCATCTAATTGGTATAAGATTTGCCTACCTATGTTAAGAAATGAAGGGGGGGATAACGAGGGGCATCATAGCAATTGTAacttactagtttttttttNNNNNNNNNNNNNNNNNNNNNNNNNNNNNNNNNNNNNNNNNNNNNNNNNNNNNNNNNNNNNNNNNNNNNNNNNNNNNNNNNNNNNNNNNNNNNNNNNNNNACCTAATTGGTCCCACTACCATGGAGAAGGGAATGAGGTGaattagaaaaggaaagaaaactaGAATCCATGTCTCTATTTCCAAAGTTGGAACCTGAACTCATCTTATCAAATGAAGAAGATGCAAGTGAGTGCAAGAACTCCTCAAACCCCTCATGGTGGCTTACTGCCCCTGGTTTTTTCAAGTCCTCTGGCACCTCAACTTCCCCATCCAAATACCTCACCACTTGCCTCATGCTAGGCCTAGCAGCAGGCACATCATTTGAGCACATCAACCCCAATTTCAGCACCACCATCACCTCCTTCTCATCAAAATGGCCATTTAGTTTTGGGTCCACCACATCAAGTATTCTCCCTTGTTTGTACTTTTCCCACACCCAATCCACTAACACCATCTCTTCCGGCAACGCCTTAGGCTCGATCGGCCTACGCCCGCAAACCACCTCGAGCAAAAGTGCCCCAAATGCAAAAACATCAGAGCTTGTAGTTGCTTTTCCTGTTCTAGGCAATTCAGGTGCCAAATACCCTAATGTACCCACCACTCTTGTGGTGCTTGGGTTGGCACCATGTTCATACAACCTTGCCAATCCAAAATCACCTAGTCTTCCATTCAGCTCAAAATCTAGCAGCACATTACTGGCCTTCACATCTCTATGTATCACCACTTGCTCATAGCCTTCATGAAGATACATAAGAGCTGAAGCAACACCCTTTATGATCTTGAACCTATGCTCCCAATTTAGGATAATCTTTGGCTCATCAAACAAGTACTTATCCAAGCTCCCATTGGCCATGAAATCATACACAAGCAAGAGGTCGCCCTGGCGGCGACACCAGCCGAGCAATTGAACCAAATTCCGGTGGCGAAGCCGGCCTATGCTGGCGATTTCCGACACGAATTCCCTCAGGCCCTGCTTGGATTCGTGTGAAACTCGCTTCACGGCTACTTGGATCTTGGAATTTGGCAATGTTCCTTTGTAAACTCTGCCAAAACCACCCTGCCCAAGTAGCTCCTTGTCCTTGAAACCTCTAGTGGCCTTCTTGAGCTCTTGATAGGAGTATCTATGTGGCCCAATTTCAAGCTCCCACGCTTCAATCACATCagcgttttttatttttctgtagaAGTAAATGCCAATAGAGATGGCTAATAAGACAATAACAACAACCGAGACAGAAACCCCAATTATCAAAGATGTTTGTTTCTTCTTTGGCTTTGGAAGCTGTGGGAGAGAAGAGAGATCAAGGGGTGGTGCCGGACCATTGATTTTAAAGCTCCAACCCAAGATGTAATGGGAGCTAGCAAGCAAACCAGTTGATGCAGAGAACCCAACATACATCGTATCATGAAAAACGGGTGAGAGATCCACATTAAAGGTTAAGAGAGGAGTTTTGGGCTTGGATGAATTTGGAGAAAGTGCAACACTTATAAGATTCAATCTAGAATCATAATCAACCCAAGCTAGAATTGGTTTCCCACTTTTGAGAGTGAGACCGACCAAACTAACATTGGCAGAAGTATTGGACTGCATGCTATTGATGTCTATTCCAACATGGTTGTCATTAATGTCCCCAAACTCAAAGTCTTGCACAGTGTCAAACTCAACAGCAAAGATGTGATTAGAGAAGTTACCATTATCACTTGAGTTAAGGAGGCCAAGGTACTGATTTGGTAGAGCCTTGAGATCCTTAGAAGTTGCTATTGTGAAGGCCAAGCCATGGCCACCTAGCTTGGGGTATTCAGGGACAATAGCAAaagcaaaagaggaagaaaaggaGAGAGCTTTACCACTTGTGGAGTTCTTTAGTTGAAAAGGTGATGGGTAAAAAGCATGACCTATTGACCTGCTGGATTCATTTGTCAGTTTGAGTATTCCATTGCGCTCTATTGTAGTCACCCCATTCATGGTTAGGTTACTGGCACCTACATCCTTGAATCCAGAATAGAGAACCTGGTCAACTTGGCATGAAACTGGGATCAAAAGGAGCACCAAAAgagataaaattttcaaaagggTAGCCATGTTGAACAAGAAAATAGATGGAAATCAGAAGGACGAGAAGAAGGGATTGAGATATGACAAAGTTGATGGAACTGTTGTAGTGTAAAATGAGATAAGCTCAAGCATAataggttgttgttgttgaatagAGAAAAAGTTGGTGAGATAGATGTTGAAGGAAGGAAGAGGAGATGGGGTGGCTAAAGAGTAAAGAGGAATGGAATGATATATTATGAAATGAAAAAAGCACACAATAAATGGTTCACATGGGCCAGAAGCCCAGAAGTTATAGAGGAGAGACTGAAAGTACAAGTGTTAATGCAAGAATTCAAAAGTCTACCCTTCCCATAATGGAACAAAAATGCACATGAAGTATTATGAGATAGGACAGGGAACATTCGTCCCTCTCTTACACACTCCTGAATTGAAAGGGAAACAAGTTCAGAGTGACATGTGCCATTTATTTTCGAGGCTTTGCAATTTGGAAAAATATATGATGAATCAACCTACACTCAATTTTTGTGGTCTTTAGGCAGGAGAAAGTGAAAAAAggattaataaagaaaataaatatatgatgataaatttagaatattgaaaattaaac
This region of Glycine max cultivar Williams 82 chromosome 7, Glycine_max_v4.0, whole genome shotgun sequence genomic DNA includes:
- the LOC100816866 gene encoding L-type lectin-domain containing receptor kinase S.4, which gives rise to MATLLKILSLLVLLLIPVSCQVDQVLYSGFKDVGASNLTMNGVTTIERNGILKLTNESSRSIGHAFYPSPFQLKNSTSGKALSFSSSFAFAIVPEYPKLGGHGLAFTIATSKDLKALPNQYLGLLNSSDNGNFSNHIFAVEFDTVQDFEFGDINDNHVGIDINSMQSNTSANVSLVGLTLKSGKPILAWVDYDSRLNLISVALSPNSSKPKTPLLTFNVDLSPVFHDTMYVGFSASTGLLASSHYILGWSFKINGPAPPLDLSSLPQLPKPKKKQTSLIIGVSVSVVVIVLLAISIGIYFYRKIKNADVIEAWELEIGPHRYSYQELKKATRGFKDKELLGQGGFGRVYKGTLPNSKIQVAVKRVSHESKQGLREFVSEIASIGRLRHRNLVQLLGWCRRQGDLLLVYDFMANGSLDKYLFDEPKIILNWEHRFKIIKGVASALMYLHEGYEQVVIHRDVKASNVLLDFELNGRLGDFGLARLYEHGANPSTTRVVGTLGYLAPELPRTGKATTSSDVFAFGALLLEVVCGRRPIEPKALPEEMVLVDWVWEKYKQGRILDVVDPKLNGHFDEKEVMVVLKLGLMCSNDVPAARPSMRQVVRYLDGEVEVPEDLKKPGAVSHHEGFEEFLHSLASSSFDKMSSGSNFGNRDMDSSFLSFSNSPHSLLHGSGTN